AGGCACAGACAGTATTTGCTGAAAGATATCCAGCAAACGATACACTTTTTCCAACATTTCTGGCTTATAACCCGCTGTTCTGGCTTCTTTTAGTAGTTGCTCTTTAGAGGTCAGCATGAGGTTCTTCCCATGATTGATGAATAACGGATACCGGCAGCAAAATATTCCAAGGTTTTACTAATTGAAATTTTTCTCTCGTCTTTTTGGAGGCATATTGCGGTATTTTAGGAACCGCTTTTAATAAGGGTTTTAATTGATTCTCACGCACAGCAAATGCGCCCTGACGCTGACTTAAAAAATAACCCACCGTCGCATTTAAGCGTGCGTTATCTAACAGCAAGCAGTACTCAACCACTTCATCAACCTTTAAAACCGCGAAATTATTAAGAGAGCGACACACCTCTTCCCAACCACCACACAGTTCAATGCGATCTAATACATCCACGAAGGTGCGTGCTGGGTTTGTCACTTTTAGCATGACTCCTTGTCGATCAACGTTATCAATATGCGCCAGTGTCTTTTGTTTCTTTTGCAGTGCCGTGGGTACTGCCACTGATTGAAACCAGCGCTCTTGGAATCCAAAGGACTTGCTTTTCTGTTCAGTCACGTAGGTAAACTGCCCAAACGTTGAATAAGCCAATCCCATCAGTTCAAGTGCCGTATGGTAACCCAATACCGCATCTTCTGTAGCCTTCCCAGCCACAAGATAAGGATCAACTGTCAACGTCTCTGGTGATTGGTTCGGTGGTACTACGGCGTACAGCTTACGTCGAATCAATTTAATTTGCCCGACCTTCACATAATAGCGTAATGCCGTATTGACTGAAATCGGCTTGATTTCTCCTAATGAAGCTTTCCAAGCAGCAAACTCCTCATGCCGAAAAACAGGATGTTCATAAAAGAACCGATCGGCTTTCATTGTTTATTTACCTCCAATATTGGCACTAATATAGCTATTAAG
This genomic window from Gammaproteobacteria bacterium CG11_big_fil_rev_8_21_14_0_20_46_22 contains:
- a CDS encoding transcriptional regulator; its protein translation is MKADRFFYEHPVFRHEEFAAWKASLGEIKPISVNTALRYYVKVGQIKLIRRKLYAVVPPNQSPETLTVDPYLVAGKATEDAVLGYHTALELMGLAYSTFGQFTYVTEQKSKSFGFQERWFQSVAVPTALQKKQKTLAHIDNVDRQGVMLKVTNPARTFVDVLDRIELCGGWEEVCRSLNNFAVLKVDEVVEYCLLLDNARLNATVGYFLSQRQGAFAVRENQLKPLLKAVPKIPQYASKKTREKFQLVKPWNILLPVSVIHQSWEEPHADL